The proteins below come from a single Chryseobacterium bernardetii genomic window:
- a CDS encoding response regulator transcription factor, whose translation MSSQIKIALIDDEQLILEGVKMLLSNEKNISVCLTADNGPDFIEYLGRLSGKEFPDIALVDVQMKPMNGFELVEILKEKYPDLKIIILSSHYKTSILGYMVKLGVSAFLPKNSDKKTFIEAITMVHKNGVFFTAEDHQMLFTYMNSSAKKNSLFETEDELSEREKDVVKLICQEFTNNEIGEKLFISPRTVESHRQRILEKIGAKNTVGIVIYAIVNNIYSLEKI comes from the coding sequence ATGAGTTCCCAAATCAAAATAGCACTGATTGATGATGAACAGCTGATCCTTGAAGGGGTAAAAATGCTGCTGTCTAATGAAAAAAACATATCCGTATGCCTTACCGCAGATAACGGACCTGATTTTATAGAATATCTGGGAAGGCTTTCAGGAAAAGAGTTTCCAGATATTGCTCTGGTAGATGTTCAGATGAAGCCTATGAATGGTTTTGAACTGGTGGAAATTCTTAAAGAAAAATATCCCGATCTTAAAATCATTATTCTTTCTTCCCATTATAAAACATCTATCCTGGGATATATGGTTAAACTGGGGGTTTCAGCTTTCCTTCCTAAAAATTCAGATAAGAAAACATTTATCGAAGCCATTACAATGGTTCATAAAAACGGAGTCTTTTTTACCGCTGAAGACCATCAGATGTTGTTTACCTATATGAATAGCTCTGCCAAGAAAAATTCTCTCTTTGAGACCGAAGATGAATTATCCGAAAGAGAAAAAGATGTTGTAAAACTGATCTGCCAGGAATTTACCAACAATGAAATAGGAGAAAAACTTTTCATCAGCCCCAGAACTGTTGAAAGCCACAGGCAGCGTATCCTCGAAAAAATTGGAGCTAAAAACACGGTGGGAATAGTTATTTATGCCATTGTGAACAATATCTACTCTCTTGAAAAAATATAA
- a CDS encoding DUF5715 family protein has protein sequence MRKFLCVVFVPFMYSLHYSQMAKKALPCYDLTTVLKVEPTALYKPHLDASKSFGVQLLKDSKTVQKYINKGKFHKIKKSGKGYQVQRLDYSRAYMVSKAKTTLENIGSRFSKATKGATFTVSSITRTLEDQCRLRRVNSNASLGISSHNYGNSFDISYVRFNNVLKYNPKMEVALEKVLKHYADAGRIYYIKEKQQSCYHITVRNY, from the coding sequence ATGAGAAAGTTTCTTTGTGTGGTCTTTGTACCTTTTATGTATAGTTTACATTATTCGCAGATGGCAAAAAAGGCCCTTCCCTGCTATGATCTTACAACTGTTTTAAAGGTTGAGCCTACTGCGCTTTACAAACCACACCTTGATGCCTCCAAAAGTTTTGGAGTACAATTACTGAAGGATTCTAAAACCGTACAAAAATATATTAATAAAGGAAAGTTCCATAAAATAAAGAAATCCGGAAAGGGATACCAGGTTCAGAGGCTTGATTACAGTAGAGCTTATATGGTTTCAAAAGCAAAAACCACTCTGGAAAATATCGGTTCGAGATTCAGTAAAGCAACAAAAGGAGCCACATTTACCGTTTCATCCATTACCCGGACACTGGAAGATCAATGCAGATTAAGAAGGGTAAATTCTAATGCATCATTGGGAATCAGCTCGCATAACTACGGAAATTCCTTTGACATCTCTTATGTAAGATTCAATAATGTTCTTAAATATAACCCGAAAATGGAAGTGGCTCTAGAAAAAGTTTTAAAACATTATGCAGATGCCGGTAGAATTTACTACATAAAAGAGAAACAGCAAAGCTGTTATCATATTACAGTGCGGAATTATTAA
- a CDS encoding UDP-2,3-diacylglucosamine diphosphatase, which produces MLKTTINLEPGKKVYFASDQHFGAPTPKESKAREERFIRWMDQIKEDAQVLFLMGDLFDFWHEWKHVVPKGYVRVLGKIAELKDRGIHIYFFVGNHDLWMKDYLEEEIGCTVFYQKQYFEMGGKQFLLAHGDGLGPGDKGYKRMKKVFTNPIAQWFFKWLHPDIAMKVALYLSQKNKMISGEEDKAFLGEDKEFLIIYSKEKLKNQQIDYFVYGHRHLPMVLDLGQNSKYINLGDWISYFTYGVFEKDFELKTFEK; this is translated from the coding sequence GTGTTAAAAACAACAATTAATTTAGAACCTGGTAAAAAAGTATACTTTGCTTCAGATCAGCATTTCGGTGCTCCTACTCCTAAAGAAAGTAAGGCACGTGAAGAAAGGTTTATACGATGGATGGATCAGATCAAGGAAGATGCACAGGTTTTATTTTTAATGGGTGACCTTTTTGACTTCTGGCATGAATGGAAACATGTTGTGCCTAAAGGATATGTTCGTGTTTTGGGGAAGATTGCAGAACTCAAAGACAGAGGAATCCATATTTATTTTTTTGTGGGAAACCATGATCTTTGGATGAAAGATTATCTTGAAGAAGAAATCGGTTGTACGGTTTTTTACCAGAAACAGTATTTTGAAATGGGTGGGAAGCAGTTTTTGCTCGCTCATGGAGATGGGCTCGGGCCGGGTGATAAAGGATATAAAAGAATGAAAAAAGTCTTTACCAATCCAATTGCACAGTGGTTTTTCAAATGGCTTCATCCGGATATTGCAATGAAAGTGGCTCTGTATCTTTCACAAAAAAATAAAATGATCTCCGGCGAAGAAGACAAAGCATTCTTAGGAGAGGATAAAGAATTTTTGATTATTTATTCCAAAGAAAAACTGAAAAACCAGCAGATTGATTATTTCGTATACGGACATCGTCATCTTCCTATGGTATTGGATTTAGGGCAAAATTCAAAATATATTAACCTGGGAGACTGGATTTCTTATTTTACCTATGGCGTCTTTGAAAAAGACTTTGAACTGAAAACTTTTGAGAAATAA
- a CDS encoding acyl-CoA thioesterase — protein MSKYFNEMSLVYEKQIKVTEEHIDQNNHVNNVQYVHWVEEAAAEHWDLLKHKTEYENDVWMLLDHHIRYKKQVYLNDIITVKTYPQVPEGAKQPRKVEFYCNDELVVDSSTLWVLFDTEAKKIKRLESNWLEKLAVKIN, from the coding sequence TTGAGTAAATATTTCAATGAGATGAGTTTAGTGTATGAAAAACAGATCAAAGTAACGGAAGAGCATATTGATCAGAATAACCACGTCAATAATGTGCAATATGTACATTGGGTAGAAGAAGCAGCAGCTGAACATTGGGATCTTTTAAAACATAAAACAGAGTATGAGAATGATGTATGGATGCTGCTGGATCATCATATCCGTTACAAAAAACAAGTGTATCTGAATGATATAATCACAGTAAAAACTTACCCGCAGGTTCCGGAAGGAGCTAAGCAGCCAAGAAAAGTAGAGTTCTATTGTAATGATGAACTGGTGGTGGACTCAAGTACATTGTGGGTTCTGTTTGATACAGAAGCCAAAAAAATAAAAAGGCTGGAGAGTAATTGGCTGGAGAAATTAGCCGTGAAAATTAATTAA
- a CDS encoding LuxE/PaaK family acyltransferase, which translates to MEPKNIFNIQTEQDFLEASLKTFRYQYENVEIYRKFVDFLNISPDEVNDLSKIPFLPIEMFKNHQILDKNVTTELFFQSSGTTQMNLSRHFIADTGLYEESIYKSFEQFIGKPEDFIFLGLLPSYLERQNSSLIYMVDYLMKKSAKPENGYFLYNHSDLFSLLNQLQDKKVILFGVSFALLDFLDYCHSERSGESLNILENLIVIETGGMKGRKEEMTKDELLKILQKGFRTDKIYSEYSMTELLSQAYSLGNNEYQCPNWMRVKIRNAEDPFSYEKEGRTGAINIIDLANTYSCSFIATQDLGKIVGDKFQVLGRIDHSDIRGCSLLVS; encoded by the coding sequence ATGGAACCGAAAAATATATTCAACATACAAACTGAACAGGATTTCCTGGAGGCATCATTGAAAACATTTCGTTATCAGTATGAAAATGTTGAGATATATAGGAAGTTTGTAGATTTTCTGAACATCAGCCCGGATGAAGTGAACGATTTGTCTAAAATCCCTTTCCTGCCAATTGAAATGTTTAAGAATCACCAGATTCTGGATAAGAATGTAACTACAGAACTTTTTTTTCAGAGTTCCGGAACTACACAGATGAATCTTTCCAGGCATTTCATTGCAGATACAGGTTTATATGAAGAAAGTATTTACAAAAGCTTTGAACAATTCATTGGAAAGCCGGAGGATTTTATTTTCCTTGGGCTGCTTCCAAGTTACCTGGAAAGACAGAACTCTTCATTGATCTATATGGTAGATTATCTGATGAAGAAATCAGCAAAACCTGAAAACGGATACTTCCTTTACAATCATTCCGATCTTTTCAGTCTTTTAAACCAGTTACAGGATAAAAAAGTAATCCTTTTCGGAGTTTCTTTTGCTCTGTTAGATTTCCTAGACTACTGTCATTCCGAGAGAAGCGGGGAATCTCTAAATATTCTTGAAAACCTGATTGTTATTGAAACTGGTGGAATGAAAGGCCGAAAAGAAGAAATGACAAAAGATGAACTTCTGAAAATTTTGCAGAAAGGTTTCAGAACAGATAAGATCTACTCAGAGTATTCAATGACGGAATTGTTATCTCAGGCATATTCCCTTGGAAATAACGAATATCAATGTCCTAATTGGATGAGAGTTAAAATCAGAAATGCAGAAGATCCTTTTTCTTATGAAAAAGAAGGCAGAACAGGAGCTATCAACATCATTGATTTGGCCAATACCTATTCCTGCTCCTTTATTGCAACTCAGGATCTGGGCAAAATAGTAGGTGATAAATTTCAGGTACTAGGAAGAATAGACCATTCCGATATCCGGGGTTGTAGTTTATTGGTCAGTTAA
- a CDS encoding sensor histidine kinase → MKEKNAQHEAEVLHQKKLVLENIKAQEEERKRIAVMIHDDIGNRLNILSLWLNNLDTKGDEVIKKNIHSQMSSLVDAARGISHSLYPVNLESVGLVLYTEELIANLSHKINISLQVMPGYEKKDIFVEVQLYRIIQEFTTNVIKHSNATDLWIYIKDYPQNMAVVISDNGQGFEYEEVKKGMGIKNIESRIKSMNAIHKWKKSFLNKGSRLIIKIPKYHEFPNQNSTD, encoded by the coding sequence ATGAAAGAGAAAAATGCACAGCATGAGGCAGAAGTTCTTCATCAGAAAAAGCTGGTGTTAGAGAACATCAAAGCACAGGAAGAAGAAAGAAAAAGAATTGCCGTGATGATTCATGATGATATAGGAAACAGATTGAATATTCTTTCCTTATGGCTTAATAATCTGGATACAAAAGGTGATGAGGTGATTAAAAAAAATATCCACAGTCAGATGTCTTCACTGGTTGATGCTGCCAGGGGTATTTCCCACTCATTATATCCTGTTAATCTGGAATCGGTGGGGCTGGTTTTGTATACAGAGGAGCTCATTGCGAATCTTTCCCATAAGATTAATATTTCCCTGCAGGTAATGCCCGGATATGAAAAGAAGGATATCTTTGTGGAAGTACAGCTGTATCGTATTATTCAGGAATTTACCACCAATGTAATCAAGCATTCTAATGCCACAGATTTGTGGATTTATATAAAAGATTATCCGCAGAACATGGCCGTTGTTATTTCTGATAACGGACAGGGGTTTGAGTATGAAGAAGTAAAAAAAGGCATGGGAATCAAAAATATTGAATCCAGGATCAAGTCTATGAATGCCATTCATAAATGGAAAAAATCTTTTTTAAATAAAGGAAGTCGTTTAATTATTAAAATTCCGAAATATCATGAGTTCCCAAATCAAAATAGCACTGATTGA
- a CDS encoding 6-pyruvoyl trahydropterin synthase family protein, whose protein sequence is MIRITKIFTFETAHVLYNYDGKCKNMHGHSYKLFVTVKGKPINDIDNPKNGMVVDFGDIKSIVKSEIVDVWDHAVLLNALTPHKELGDDLEQKGHKVIYCSFQPTCENMLYAIAAKIKSRLPEGISLAYLKLHETENSYGEWFAEDNK, encoded by the coding sequence ATGATACGTATTACAAAAATTTTTACATTCGAAACAGCCCACGTACTGTACAACTACGATGGGAAATGTAAAAATATGCATGGACATTCCTATAAGCTGTTTGTCACAGTAAAAGGAAAACCGATTAATGATATTGATAACCCTAAAAATGGGATGGTAGTTGATTTCGGAGATATCAAAAGTATCGTAAAATCTGAGATCGTAGACGTTTGGGATCACGCAGTGCTTTTAAATGCACTTACTCCCCATAAAGAACTGGGGGATGATCTTGAACAGAAAGGCCATAAAGTAATCTATTGCAGTTTTCAGCCAACCTGTGAAAATATGCTGTATGCCATTGCCGCTAAAATAAAATCAAGACTTCCGGAAGGTATTTCTCTCGCTTATCTTAAACTTCATGAGACAGAAAACTCTTATGGAGAATGGTTTGCAGAAGACAATAAGTAA
- a CDS encoding ABC-F family ATP-binding cassette domain-containing protein translates to MLSVQSLGLHHSGNYLFQNVNFTIKKDDKVGLVGKNGAGKSTLLKMLSGEINFYEGEVVTEGSITIGFLKQDLDFVKGRTVWDETMQAFEQINAWKNELEEVNHQMATRTDYESDSYTDLINKMTELNDLLMNHDAYNLEGDMEKVLFGLGFKADDFQKITDEFSGGWRMRIELAKLLLQKNDIMLLDEPTNHLDMESIIWLENFLKDYPGAIVLVSHDKQFMTAVCNRTFDINNRKVDDYKANYTKYLIMREDRREKLIQAKKNQDAEIKQMEDNINKFRASATKASFAQSLIKKLDKIERIEVDNEDVSKFNIRFVQSMVPGKVIFEAVNLGKAYGQKQIFDNVDFIVQRGDRIALLGQNGQGKTTLAKILAGDIKDYSGSWNLGHNVNIGYFAQNQEEVLTPNKTVLEEAEDAATEETRPRVRDLLGSFLFQGDAVTKKTKVLSGGERNRLALCKLLLRPFNTLIMDEPTNHLDIQSKEIIKLALQNFEGTLIVISHDREFLQGLCDKIYEFRDGKMKEFLGDINEYLEYRQKESIREISAEKAKLHGDVKEEPKKVEEKPVVSTSQTSNIISKEQKNIQNKIKKVEEKISELEVKVEEMEASFAKENPSDETLEKYNKAKEELDNALQEWEYLGTQLD, encoded by the coding sequence ATGCTTTCGGTTCAAAGTTTAGGATTACATCATTCAGGAAATTATTTATTTCAAAACGTCAATTTCACTATCAAAAAGGATGATAAGGTAGGGCTCGTAGGAAAAAACGGAGCGGGAAAATCTACTTTATTGAAAATGCTGTCCGGAGAAATTAATTTCTACGAAGGAGAAGTTGTAACAGAAGGAAGTATTACCATTGGTTTCCTGAAGCAGGACCTTGATTTTGTAAAAGGAAGAACGGTTTGGGACGAAACCATGCAGGCTTTTGAGCAGATTAACGCATGGAAAAACGAGCTTGAGGAGGTTAACCACCAAATGGCAACAAGAACAGATTACGAAAGTGATTCCTACACGGATTTAATTAATAAAATGACCGAGCTGAATGACCTTTTAATGAACCATGATGCCTACAATCTGGAAGGTGATATGGAAAAAGTGTTATTTGGTTTAGGATTTAAAGCTGATGATTTTCAAAAGATCACCGATGAGTTTTCAGGAGGATGGAGAATGAGAATCGAACTGGCAAAGCTGCTTCTTCAAAAGAATGACATTATGCTTCTCGATGAGCCTACCAACCACCTGGATATGGAATCTATTATCTGGCTTGAAAACTTCCTTAAAGATTATCCGGGAGCCATTGTTCTGGTGAGTCACGATAAACAGTTTATGACAGCCGTTTGTAACCGGACTTTTGATATCAACAATAGGAAAGTTGACGATTATAAAGCCAACTACACTAAATATCTTATAATGCGTGAAGACCGCCGTGAAAAACTGATTCAGGCTAAAAAGAATCAGGATGCGGAAATTAAGCAGATGGAAGATAATATTAATAAGTTCCGTGCAAGTGCTACTAAAGCCTCTTTTGCACAGTCGCTTATTAAAAAACTGGACAAAATTGAACGTATTGAAGTGGATAATGAAGACGTTTCAAAATTCAATATCCGTTTCGTGCAGTCTATGGTTCCGGGGAAAGTGATTTTTGAAGCTGTAAATCTTGGAAAAGCTTACGGTCAGAAGCAGATCTTTGACAACGTGGACTTCATTGTTCAGAGAGGAGACAGAATTGCACTTTTAGGACAAAACGGACAGGGGAAAACAACATTAGCTAAAATTTTAGCAGGAGATATTAAAGATTATTCCGGAAGCTGGAATCTGGGACACAATGTAAACATCGGATATTTTGCCCAGAATCAGGAAGAGGTTTTAACCCCTAACAAAACAGTTCTTGAAGAAGCAGAAGATGCCGCTACAGAAGAAACAAGACCTAGGGTAAGAGATTTATTAGGATCTTTCCTGTTTCAGGGAGATGCAGTAACAAAGAAAACAAAAGTGCTTTCCGGAGGAGAAAGAAACCGTCTGGCACTTTGTAAACTATTGCTTCGTCCTTTCAACACGCTGATTATGGACGAACCTACCAACCACCTTGATATTCAGTCTAAGGAGATCATTAAGCTAGCGTTACAGAATTTTGAAGGTACATTGATTGTAATTTCTCACGACAGGGAATTCCTTCAGGGACTGTGTGATAAGATCTATGAATTCCGCGACGGGAAAATGAAAGAATTCCTGGGCGATATCAACGAATATCTTGAGTACAGACAGAAAGAAAGCATCAGGGAAATCTCTGCGGAAAAGGCGAAATTGCATGGTGATGTGAAGGAAGAACCTAAAAAAGTAGAAGAGAAACCAGTTGTTAGTACCAGTCAGACATCTAATATCATCAGTAAAGAACAGAAAAATATTCAAAATAAAATCAAGAAAGTAGAAGAAAAAATTTCCGAACTTGAAGTTAAAGTAGAAGAAATGGAAGCTTCATTTGCTAAAGAAAACCCTTCCGATGAAACTTTAGAAAAATACAATAAAGCTAAAGAAGAACTGGACAACGCTTTGCAGGAATGGGAATACTTAGGAACCCAACTTGATTAA
- a CDS encoding T6SS phospholipase effector Tle1-like catalytic domain-containing protein translates to MNGSRVISVGIFFDGTGNNGINALSSDKPLNNNESYHGAFTNIYKLYKAFTGNEKIYIEGIGTVSGGEDSNFAMTTCANPPYGKGYSSDDKLQKAESFVEKTIEGGDCEYHFYLYGFGRGGMLARTFSHWLFSNYPFTKIRVKFLGVFDTVESKPFNTYDLSVAHQVENGLHICAMNECRFFFPLTGFFENSKMMQDYKFRNNASVWKEIFVPGAHADIGGGYLEGPQSVYISTDFANTDDLLNYIQNIRNGKTDIEGNKVWDTLLSKFGVERKDAFSKAYVCRDKVYNELSKLYGKLMLHETNAISPVFISGKDFETDYHRHPELEGLYTEMLAYIKELSASRKPVYNYSKLADYIHISANFGLCHSGLSKRSEYEMNVELLNNGLNVSSSTIVDQKSHARLSAELHLPEDTFLTDFLYGTSVPNNDIWTRSIIRTPATKLDKINN, encoded by the coding sequence ATGAATGGCAGTAGAGTGATTTCCGTCGGAATTTTCTTTGACGGCACGGGAAATAATGGAATAAATGCACTTTCATCAGATAAACCGCTGAATAATAACGAAAGCTATCATGGTGCATTTACCAATATCTATAAATTGTATAAAGCATTTACCGGTAATGAGAAAATATACATTGAAGGAATAGGAACCGTTTCAGGAGGGGAAGACAGCAATTTTGCAATGACCACATGTGCGAACCCGCCTTATGGAAAAGGATACTCATCAGATGATAAACTTCAGAAAGCTGAAAGTTTTGTAGAGAAAACTATTGAAGGGGGAGACTGTGAGTATCATTTTTACCTGTATGGCTTTGGAAGAGGAGGAATGCTGGCCAGAACTTTTAGCCATTGGTTATTTTCAAATTATCCTTTTACTAAGATCAGAGTAAAGTTTTTGGGAGTTTTTGATACGGTAGAATCAAAACCATTTAATACCTATGATCTGAGTGTAGCCCATCAGGTAGAAAACGGGCTTCATATCTGTGCAATGAACGAATGCAGATTCTTTTTTCCGCTGACAGGCTTTTTTGAAAATTCAAAAATGATGCAGGATTACAAATTCCGGAACAATGCTTCCGTGTGGAAAGAGATTTTTGTTCCGGGTGCTCATGCCGATATCGGTGGTGGCTATCTGGAAGGACCGCAATCCGTATATATATCTACAGATTTCGCCAATACAGATGACCTGCTTAATTATATCCAAAATATAAGAAACGGAAAAACAGATATTGAAGGAAATAAAGTATGGGACACCTTACTTTCAAAATTCGGAGTGGAAAGAAAGGATGCCTTTTCTAAAGCCTATGTGTGCAGAGATAAAGTTTACAATGAACTTTCAAAACTCTATGGGAAACTGATGTTGCACGAAACCAATGCAATTTCTCCCGTCTTTATATCAGGAAAAGATTTTGAAACAGATTATCACAGACACCCTGAATTAGAAGGTTTGTATACCGAAATGCTGGCTTATATAAAAGAGCTTTCGGCAAGTAGAAAACCAGTTTATAATTACAGTAAACTTGCTGATTATATTCATATTTCAGCCAATTTCGGACTTTGTCACAGTGGTTTGTCAAAACGGTCAGAATATGAAATGAATGTTGAACTTCTCAACAATGGATTGAATGTTTCAAGCAGTACTATTGTAGATCAGAAAAGCCATGCGAGACTTTCTGCTGAACTCCATCTTCCTGAAGACACCTTCCTAACCGATTTTCTATATGGAACAAGTGTTCCTAATAATGATATCTGGACTCGTTCAATTATCAGGACTCCGGCAACAAAGCTGGATAAAATCAATAATTAG
- a CDS encoding helix-turn-helix domain-containing protein — translation MYRKEKFSVAFKLECINLHKNSHRSIGSIATEKGFNESNLRKWMGFYNKYGISGLQPRRNKIYSVNFKVKVLKTIEIEHISQREACIRFDIAAQSTVLNWQRDYEKSGILGLKNKPKGRPCIMSDYKRKKRKSDKPLTREEELLLENERLRAEIDFLKKLDALTLKKNKQRPSKD, via the coding sequence ATGTATAGAAAAGAAAAATTTAGCGTTGCTTTCAAATTAGAATGTATTAACCTCCACAAAAATTCTCATCGTTCAATTGGATCTATAGCAACAGAGAAAGGATTTAACGAAAGTAATCTACGCAAGTGGATGGGCTTTTATAATAAGTACGGAATCTCGGGTTTACAACCAAGAAGAAATAAGATCTATTCTGTGAATTTCAAGGTTAAAGTTTTAAAAACTATCGAAATAGAACATATCTCACAAAGAGAAGCATGTATCCGATTTGATATCGCAGCTCAATCTACCGTGCTGAATTGGCAAAGGGATTACGAAAAAAGTGGTATTTTAGGATTAAAGAATAAACCTAAAGGAAGGCCCTGTATTATGAGTGATTACAAGCGTAAAAAAAGAAAGTCTGATAAGCCATTGACCAGAGAAGAAGAACTTTTATTGGAAAACGAAAGATTGCGAGCTGAAATTGATTTTCTAAAAAAGTTAGACGCCTTAACTCTCAAAAAGAACAAGCAGAGGCCATCGAAGGATTAA
- the aqpZ gene encoding aquaporin Z → MKKLFAEFFGTFWLVFGGCGSAVFAAGVPDIGIGLLGVALAFGLTVLTMAYAVGHISGGHFNPAVSFGLLAGGRFSAKDLIPYIVAQCLGAIVAAGCLYTILNGAGAVDFSAPGAFATNFYGEAVYNGKAFSMGAAFLAEFLLTAFFLIVIMGATDKWANGKFAGIAIGLALTLIHLISIPITNTSVNPARSLSQAVFAGGLAMSQLWLFWVAPILGGIVGGLIYKFLLQRDTAEVAD, encoded by the coding sequence ATAAAAAAACTTTTTGCTGAATTTTTCGGCACATTTTGGCTTGTTTTCGGAGGTTGCGGGAGCGCCGTTTTTGCTGCTGGTGTTCCTGATATTGGCATCGGGCTTCTAGGGGTTGCTCTAGCCTTCGGCCTTACTGTTCTTACAATGGCTTATGCCGTGGGCCATATCTCCGGTGGGCACTTTAACCCGGCAGTTTCTTTCGGGCTTTTAGCGGGAGGGAGATTTTCTGCGAAAGATCTTATCCCTTATATTGTAGCGCAATGTCTTGGGGCTATTGTTGCAGCGGGATGTTTATACACCATCCTTAACGGAGCCGGAGCTGTAGACTTCTCTGCACCGGGAGCTTTTGCTACCAATTTTTATGGAGAAGCAGTCTATAACGGAAAAGCATTCAGCATGGGGGCAGCATTCCTTGCGGAGTTCCTATTAACGGCTTTCTTCCTTATCGTTATTATGGGAGCTACAGATAAATGGGCTAATGGAAAGTTTGCAGGTATTGCCATAGGTCTTGCACTTACTTTGATTCACCTGATCTCAATCCCAATTACCAATACTTCTGTAAACCCGGCAAGATCTCTTTCACAGGCTGTTTTTGCGGGCGGGCTGGCTATGTCACAACTTTGGCTGTTCTGGGTAGCTCCAATTCTTGGTGGAATTGTAGGTGGATTGATCTACAAATTCTTACTTCAGAGAGATACTGCAGAAGTAGCTGACTAA
- a CDS encoding IS3 family transposase, which yields MEGLRRKYNLSLLLDCTGMARSSFYYHQKALNKKDKYGKVKTLIKQIYHRHKGRFGYRRITLMMKQQGIVINHKTVLRLMKALGLKSIIRVKKYRSYRGEQGRIAPNILERNFKADQPNRKWATDVTEFNVSGSKLYLSPIIDLYNGEIISYDLSERPVFAQVMNMLKKGFRKIKNTENLIIHSDQGWQYQMKTYQHMLKEKGIIQSMSRKGNCLDNAVIENFFGTLKSEMFYIKKFKTIDELKKEIKKYINYYNNDRIRLNLKGKSPVQYRTLSYNNIV from the coding sequence ATCGAAGGATTAAGGCGAAAATATAATCTGTCGCTCCTGCTGGATTGTACAGGTATGGCCAGAAGTAGTTTCTATTACCATCAGAAAGCTCTTAATAAAAAGGATAAGTATGGAAAAGTAAAAACTTTGATCAAACAGATTTATCATAGGCATAAAGGTCGATTTGGATACCGTCGTATTACTTTGATGATGAAACAGCAAGGAATTGTAATTAATCATAAAACGGTCTTAAGACTAATGAAGGCACTGGGATTGAAAAGTATCATTAGGGTTAAGAAATACAGATCTTACCGGGGAGAGCAAGGCAGGATAGCACCAAATATTCTGGAGAGGAACTTTAAGGCAGATCAGCCAAACAGAAAATGGGCCACTGATGTGACAGAGTTTAACGTATCAGGCAGTAAATTGTATCTTTCGCCGATAATTGACCTTTACAATGGCGAGATTATCAGTTATGATCTCTCGGAAAGGCCTGTCTTTGCGCAGGTTATGAATATGCTCAAAAAAGGGTTTAGAAAGATTAAGAATACTGAAAACCTCATTATCCACTCTGATCAAGGCTGGCAATATCAAATGAAAACCTATCAGCACATGTTAAAAGAAAAAGGCATTATCCAAAGTATGTCCCGCAAAGGAAACTGCCTTGATAATGCGGTAATAGAAAACTTCTTTGGAACTTTAAAATCTGAAATGTTCTATATTAAGAAATTTAAAACCATTGATGAACTCAAAAAAGAAATAAAGAAGTATATCAATTACTATAATAACGACAGAATAAGACTTAATCTAAAAGGAAAGAGTCCGGTACAGTACCGAACTCTTTCATATAATAATATTGTTTAA